From Tubulanus polymorphus chromosome 9, tnTubPoly1.2, whole genome shotgun sequence, a single genomic window includes:
- the LOC141911274 gene encoding uncharacterized protein LOC141911274 isoform X2 yields MESKPRGSGCYDMLIISSSDGAGIFCGKTAPGRSLHVGDVTIQFRSDIVNNFYSGFKLNWRFVKAVTWDVTVYTGKHGTKSNVYISVGNSSVTSPYQLLEHGFKPSSNTTNRVMLPVNVLPKPNLVKLKTKYGSLLEVIQVNITGAFGGNRKSHVYPCNRTDSFKTICRINEQILV; encoded by the exons atGGAGTCGAAGCCTCGTGGCAGCGGCTGCTATGACATGTTGATCATAAGCAGTAGTGACG GTGCTGGAATTTTCTGCGGTAAAACGGCTCCCGGTCGATCTCTACATGTTGGCGATGTCACGATTCAATTTCGATCAGATATCGTCAACAATTTCTATTCTGGTTTTAAATTGAACTGGAGATTTGTGAAAG CCGTGACGTGGGACGTCACAGTTTATACGGGCAAACATGGAACCAAGTCAAATGTCTACATCAGCGTCGGTAACTCGAGTGTAACCTCGCCGTACCAGCTACTGGAACATGGGTTTAAACCGTCGTCTAACACGACCAATCGCGTAATGCTTCCGGTGAACGTGCTGCCGAAACCAAATCTAGTCAAACTGAAGACGAAATACGGCTCGCTGTTAGAGGTTATTCAG GTAAATATCACGGGAGCTTTCGGTGGTAACCGGAAGTCGCACGTTTACCCTTGCAATCGGACTGACTCATTCAAAACTATTTGCAGGATTAATGAGCAAATACTTGTTTAA